Proteins encoded within one genomic window of Acidobacteriota bacterium:
- a CDS encoding HAD hydrolase-like protein: protein MKLLLFDVDGTLVLTGGAGVRAMNRAFEAVFGIPDAFRGVPMAGRTDPAILSDALAKFGVEPSAGHLADFTTAYFARLKQEVDAPVPTPIDGTSRRSFKGALPGVPELIGRLAVIETVHLGLLTGNYRDGARIKLAYFDLWRHFRCGAYGGDANLRHELVPVAMARAAEAGCPKGGLSDVIIIGDTTLDVDAARKAGVNCVAVATGGSDQAALRAAGADIVFENLLDTDAVVRVLTR, encoded by the coding sequence GTGAAACTGCTGCTGTTCGATGTCGACGGGACCCTGGTGCTGACCGGTGGCGCTGGCGTGCGCGCCATGAACCGGGCGTTTGAAGCGGTCTTTGGCATTCCCGACGCATTCCGTGGGGTGCCGATGGCGGGACGGACCGATCCGGCGATTCTGTCGGATGCCCTGGCGAAGTTCGGCGTTGAGCCATCCGCGGGTCACCTCGCCGATTTCACGACGGCCTACTTCGCGCGGCTCAAGCAAGAGGTTGATGCGCCAGTGCCGACGCCCATCGATGGCACGTCCCGCCGCTCTTTCAAAGGCGCGCTGCCCGGTGTCCCCGAGTTGATCGGTCGCCTGGCGGTCATTGAGACGGTGCATCTCGGGTTGTTGACGGGGAACTATCGGGACGGTGCCAGGATCAAGCTGGCCTACTTTGATCTCTGGCGCCATTTCCGGTGTGGAGCGTACGGGGGGGATGCCAACCTCCGGCACGAACTGGTGCCAGTCGCGATGGCGCGTGCCGCCGAGGCGGGCTGCCCCAAGGGGGGATTGTCCGACGTGATCATCATTGGCGACACGACGCTCGACGTCGACGCCGCGCGGAAGGCCGGCGTCAACTGTGTCGCCGTCGCGACCGGCGGCTCCGACCAGGCGGCGCTCCGAGCGGCCGGCGCCGACATCGTGTTCGAGAATCTGCTGGACACCGACGCCGTCGTGCGCGTTTTGACGCGGTAG
- a CDS encoding ATP-binding cassette domain-containing protein, translated as MSAREPVIRIAGLEKQFGGLRPLRIANLSLRADQRVAITGIDGPGAEVLVNLVTGATLPDAGNITVFGQATSAIVNADDWLATLDRFGLVSSRAVLVDDLSLGANIATAFTLSIDPIPDRVLDDVRRLAAEVDLPADRFDARVGDLDAAFRARCHLARALASGPRVLVLEHANVLAADHALAFGRVIARVARSRRLPLLALTADQGFARVVAGRVLRLDPATGQLLADSRWRRWLSASTRQYRCVF; from the coding sequence GTCATCCGGATTGCCGGGCTGGAAAAACAGTTCGGCGGCCTGAGGCCGCTGCGGATCGCGAACCTCTCGCTTCGTGCGGACCAACGCGTGGCCATCACCGGCATCGATGGTCCCGGCGCGGAGGTACTCGTCAACCTGGTCACCGGTGCGACGTTGCCCGATGCCGGAAACATCACGGTGTTCGGGCAGGCGACATCAGCGATTGTGAACGCTGACGACTGGTTGGCCACACTCGACCGATTCGGGCTCGTGTCGTCGCGGGCCGTGCTGGTTGACGATCTCAGCCTGGGGGCCAACATCGCGACGGCCTTCACGCTGTCGATTGATCCGATTCCGGATCGCGTGCTCGACGATGTGCGCCGACTGGCGGCGGAGGTGGACCTGCCCGCCGATCGGTTCGACGCGCGGGTTGGCGATCTGGATGCGGCCTTCCGGGCGCGATGCCATCTGGCTCGAGCCCTCGCATCAGGTCCGCGCGTGCTCGTGCTGGAACATGCCAACGTGCTGGCCGCGGATCACGCACTCGCATTCGGCCGCGTGATTGCGCGCGTGGCGCGGAGTCGGCGCCTCCCGCTGCTCGCCCTGACTGCCGATCAGGGGTTCGCGCGGGTTGTCGCCGGACGCGTGCTCAGGCTCGATCCGGCAACCGGTCAACTGCTCGCCGACTCCCGATGGCGGCGATGGCTGAGTGCTTCGACTCGCCAGTACCGTTGCGTATTCTAA